From Mycoplasmopsis gallinacea, the proteins below share one genomic window:
- a CDS encoding TrmH family RNA methyltransferase gives MEITSKTNPKVKFIRKLQNKKFRQESSNFVIEGEHLIKEALDSNLIIEIFENIDSKEFLFDGSTKVTREIIESILPSKNPQNCFALCKFKPEQKLGQKVIVLNNLQDPGNVGTIIRLAKAFDFDSVIVENLDFYNDKVLRSSQGAFFSVNLIATKNANQTMNLLREKGYKIYHTLLDKNALPLNNVSFESEKLAIIFGNEGNGIDPSLVSQDDTKVYVPISFESLNVACCAAIVLNKVRNG, from the coding sequence ATGGAAATAACAAGCAAAACTAATCCAAAAGTGAAATTTATCCGAAAATTACAAAATAAAAAGTTTCGTCAAGAAAGCTCTAATTTTGTAATTGAAGGTGAGCATTTAATTAAAGAAGCTTTAGATTCAAATTTAATTATTGAAATTTTTGAAAACATTGATTCAAAAGAGTTTCTTTTTGATGGTTCTACCAAAGTAACACGTGAAATTATTGAATCTATACTTCCTTCTAAAAATCCTCAAAATTGCTTTGCTCTTTGTAAATTTAAACCTGAGCAAAAACTAGGACAAAAAGTCATTGTTTTAAATAACTTACAAGATCCAGGAAATGTAGGAACAATTATCAGGTTAGCTAAAGCTTTTGACTTTGATTCGGTAATTGTTGAAAATTTAGATTTTTACAACGATAAAGTTTTGCGTTCTTCACAAGGTGCTTTTTTTAGTGTTAATCTAATAGCTACTAAAAATGCAAATCAGACAATGAACCTTTTAAGAGAAAAAGGATACAAAATTTATCACACTCTTTTAGATAAAAATGCGCTTCCTTTAAATAATGTCAGTTTTGAAAGCGAAAAACTTGCAATTATTTTTGGAAATGAAGGAAATGGAATTGATCCATCTTTAGTATCTCAAGACGATACTAAAGTTTATGTTCCAATTAGTTTTGAAAGCTTAAATGTTGCTTGTTGCGCTGCAATTGTACTTAATAAAGTAAGGAATGGATAA